A section of the Rubritalea squalenifaciens DSM 18772 genome encodes:
- the lpxD gene encoding UDP-3-O-(3-hydroxymyristoyl)glucosamine N-acyltransferase, whose product MVLFVKLSVQEIIEITGGKIISEAAEGEFASVNSLAEAEAKDASFLGNQKYYQDFLTTKAGLVLVPAGLPDKPTGPVLIEVENPSYAFGELVKKFASRQRVFKPGVHPRAIVGDDVIFNPDKVSIMAGAVIEDGCEIGDGTQVCAGAVVSEGVKIGQDCLIGANATVREFCELGNRVSLQPGCVIGSDGYGYELVNGKHEKVDQLGIVVIEDDVEIGANTTIDRARFGKTVIGEGSKIDNLVQIAHNVKTGKHCLVVAQTGIAGSSELGNYVTIAAQAGVAGHLTIGDQAVILSRGGVTKSLEGGAMYHGLPARPVAEEHKRQAYVSKIPKLMAEIKELKAKLNE is encoded by the coding sequence ATGGTCTTGTTCGTGAAGCTCAGTGTTCAGGAAATAATAGAAATCACAGGCGGCAAGATCATCTCAGAAGCCGCTGAAGGAGAGTTTGCGAGTGTTAATTCACTTGCCGAAGCCGAAGCCAAGGACGCTTCTTTTCTTGGTAATCAGAAATACTATCAGGATTTTTTAACAACCAAGGCCGGCTTAGTTCTCGTTCCTGCTGGTCTCCCTGACAAACCAACAGGCCCGGTTTTAATTGAGGTTGAAAACCCATCTTATGCTTTTGGAGAGCTGGTTAAGAAGTTTGCCAGCAGGCAGCGGGTCTTTAAACCAGGAGTTCATCCTAGGGCGATTGTGGGCGATGATGTGATATTTAATCCGGACAAAGTCTCCATTATGGCTGGTGCGGTTATTGAAGACGGTTGCGAGATTGGTGATGGCACTCAAGTCTGCGCTGGTGCCGTAGTTTCCGAAGGCGTGAAAATCGGTCAGGATTGTTTGATTGGGGCTAATGCCACAGTCCGCGAGTTTTGTGAATTGGGAAATCGAGTCTCACTGCAGCCCGGCTGCGTTATCGGCTCCGATGGATATGGGTATGAGCTGGTAAATGGAAAGCATGAGAAAGTGGACCAGCTTGGTATTGTAGTGATCGAGGATGATGTCGAAATCGGTGCGAACACCACCATTGACCGCGCCCGCTTTGGTAAGACAGTTATTGGCGAAGGGTCCAAGATTGATAATTTGGTGCAGATTGCCCACAACGTGAAGACAGGCAAGCATTGCCTCGTTGTTGCCCAAACAGGCATAGCTGGTAGTAGTGAATTAGGAAATTATGTCACCATCGCAGCTCAGGCAGGCGTAGCTGGTCACTTAACCATCGGCGACCAAGCCGTCATTCTATCCCGTGGGGGTGTCACCAAATCGCTTGAGGGCGGTGCCATGTATCACGGACTGCCGGCAAGGCCTGTGGCAGAAGAGCACAAGAGGCAGGCTTATGTCTCCAAGATCCCTAAGTTGATGGCTGAAATTAAGGAGCTTAAGGCAAAATTGAACGAGTAA
- a CDS encoding HesB/IscA family protein, with translation MSAVNYKTGNEKLIKVLDGASQHLNALLKKQGRPDGALRIAVVGGGCSGLQYKMDLTDGPRDRDILVRSNEVNVVIDPKSALFVAGSELDYSDDLQQGGFKVSNPNAQVTCSCGESFAA, from the coding sequence ATGTCAGCGGTGAACTACAAAACAGGTAACGAAAAACTCATCAAAGTCCTTGATGGGGCCTCACAGCACCTGAACGCATTACTCAAGAAGCAAGGTCGTCCAGATGGAGCTCTGAGAATTGCTGTTGTTGGCGGTGGTTGCTCCGGCTTGCAGTATAAGATGGATCTCACGGATGGTCCTCGTGACCGCGACATTCTCGTAAGAAGCAACGAGGTCAATGTGGTCATCGACCCAAAGAGCGCGCTGTTCGTGGCAGGTAGTGAGCTCGATTACTCAGATGATCTGCAGCAAGGCGGCTTCAAGGTGTCCAACCCGAACGCTCAGGTCACCTGCTCTTGCGGAGAGAGTTTTGCAGCCTAG
- a CDS encoding thioredoxin family protein codes for MRSKKESHDVNEANSGGFLGDLNKVTPRVTADQLPDEDSIYYLSDEDPDAAPEALVETWENPVSNDWYESHSEAMKVARRSGSPVLIWFTNSKHSPTCKLLDREVFSTKVFKDWAEDKVVRLQVDSNVVEGDTAVRLRKKEYVKKLKERYNVLGAPVVVVLSPRDSVFGNYAGYKGGNAEFYFGRLRQAYRVAMQDYGKWKESMEKRGYRIWHDNRGRSVFAKLKRYHNGQLLLVDPDGNLSRTHERKLSVEDRQYIADEKAKRSSR; via the coding sequence CCACGTGTCACCGCTGACCAGCTGCCTGATGAGGATAGCATTTATTATTTGTCTGATGAGGATCCAGATGCTGCCCCAGAGGCACTAGTTGAGACTTGGGAAAACCCCGTTAGTAATGACTGGTATGAAAGTCACTCTGAAGCCATGAAAGTAGCTCGACGCTCAGGTTCTCCAGTACTGATATGGTTTACCAATTCCAAGCATAGTCCAACCTGTAAATTATTGGACAGAGAAGTGTTCTCAACCAAGGTTTTCAAGGACTGGGCTGAAGACAAAGTAGTCAGATTACAGGTGGATTCGAATGTTGTGGAAGGGGACACGGCAGTGCGGCTCAGGAAGAAAGAATATGTCAAGAAACTCAAAGAGCGTTACAACGTTCTTGGCGCGCCTGTAGTAGTGGTACTCTCTCCACGAGATTCTGTTTTTGGTAATTATGCTGGTTACAAGGGAGGGAATGCCGAGTTTTACTTTGGACGTCTGAGGCAGGCTTATCGTGTAGCTATGCAAGATTACGGCAAGTGGAAGGAGTCGATGGAAAAGCGCGGTTACCGTATTTGGCACGACAACCGTGGCCGCAGTGTTTTTGCCAAGCTAAAGAGATACCACAACGGGCAGCTGCTACTGGTAGATCCAGACGGCAATTTATCGAGAACTCACGAGAGAAAGCTGTCCGTCGAAGATCGACAATATATTGCTGACGAGAAGGCCAAGCGCTCTTCGCGCTAG